Part of the Mycolicibacterium mengxianglii genome is shown below.
CCCCCGCCGGGCTCGGCGCCGCGGCCTTACGCGTCGCTGTTCGCCAAGGGCGACGACCGCAAACAGCGGATTCTGACCGTCGCGTTGCGCCTGCTCACCCGAAACGGGTGGCGCAACACGACCCTGGCCCAGATCGCCAAGGAGGCGGGCGTCAGCCCCGCAGGTCTGCTCCACCATTTCGAGTCCAAGGAGCAGCTGCTCCACGCGGTGGTCGATGCGCGTGATGCGGACGACGACGCACACGCTGACCGGTCCGGCGATCTGATCGAAGAGATCGCCCGGGTCGGTGAGCGCATCACCCGCGCCCCTCAACTGGTCGGAACCTTCGCGGTTCTGCTGATCGAAAACCTGATGCCCGATGCGCCGCTGCACGATCGCCTGCTGCTGCGGCACCAGGCGGCCACGGACATCGTCGCCGAACTGATAAGGCGGGGCCAGATCTCTGGCCGGTACCGCAATGACTTCGACCCAGCTCTCAAAGCGGTGCAGATCGTGTCCCTCGTCAACGGATTGGAAATCTCATGGCTACTCGACCCGTCAATTCCCTTTCAGGAGACGATGCAGGAGTACGCGCAGTCGCTGGCGCGGGAGTTCGCCCCGGTCGCACCATCGTGAGGTACCGGCTGGATGTCATCGCCACCGATGTCGTCGAAGTGGTGCAGTACGCGGGCGGCTGGTTGTTCGACCGGGCGATGGCGGGCTGGGATGTGACGGTGCTGATGAACGGCACCGGTTACGACCCGTTGCCGCTGCAGATCCTGGGCGCCGAGGTTCTCGACCTCGAGGCCGCCATTGAGATGGACTCGCGCCGGCCCAGGCCTGACGCCCTTGCGGTGGCCACCGACGCCTACGGCCGGGACAGCCGGGTGCAGCAGGGGGTGCGGCTGGCGCTCGACAGCGGTCACACCGAGGTGACGCTGTGGGGGCAGGCCTGGCCCGCCGAGCTGGCGAGTACCGGTTCGGTCGAGCATCGGCTCAGCGTGGCGGCCCGGGCGTTCAAGGCCAGGGCGTTGGCGGCCGTGGCTCAACCGGTCGAATCCATCTCCGGTGTCGAGGTTTTCCGCAGCGGCACGCATTCCTGTTGCCCTGTCGTTGCCGATCTCGTCCCCGCCAGCTGAAACTCCACAAACCCCTAGTCTCTGATGAAGATTGCCTGCCGTGGACACTGCCGCACGGCTTCGCGGATCTGCTGCTCGTTCTCCGGGGTCACCTCGTCCTGGAGCACATGCAGGTAGTCCTCGTCGTCGAGATCGAACACCTCGGGGATGACACCCATGCAGACGCCGTTGCTCTCGCAGAGGCCGAAGTCCACTTCCACCTTGCTCATTCGAAGGCCACGCCTCTCTACCTCAGCACCTTGACCGGCACGTGCGAATAGCCGGAGACGTTCTGCATCGTGACTCGCTGGAGACCATCCCATTTCACTTCGTAACGCGGCATGAAGTCCAGCAGGTGCTCGAGGGCGACGACGCTCTCCATTCGCGCCAGTGCCGCACCGAGGCAGCTGTGGATGCCGTACCCCAGGCCCAGGTTCTGCGCTTCGGTGCGGTCGCGCTCGATGTCGAACTTCTCGGCGTTGGTGAACGCCCGCGGATCCCGGTTGGCCGCGGCTTTCATCAGGAAGACCGCTTTGCCGGCCGGGATGGTGCCGCTGGGCACGTGAGCGTCCTTGAGGGTGTAGCGGACGTTGTACTGCACGGGGCCCACGTAGCGCAGCAGCTCCTCGACCGCGGCGGGCACTTTGCTCCGGTCATCGAGCAGTAGCTGCCACTGATCGGGGTTCTCGGCGAACGTCACCACCGCACTGCCGATCAGCTTGGTCACCGTCTCGGCCCCAGCCCCGCCCAGAAGTGTTGCGAAGCCGGTGATCTCGAGATCATCCAGCTTGTGCAGCTGACCATCCTCGCGCGGGATCTCGGCGGTGATCAGGCGGCTGATCATGTCGTCCTGCGGGTTGGCGCGACGCTCCTGGACCAGCTGGAAGTAATACATCGCCGTGTCCATGACGGCCTGCATCCCGGCTTCGTTGAACGTGATCTGCCCGGGCTCGCGATGCAGCGAGGCGTCGATCCAGTGGCGCACCTGCTGGCGGTAGTCCTCAGGGACACCGGCCATCTGGGTGATGACCTCGACCGGGAAGGGCCCCGAGAAATCCTGAACGACGTCGAACTCGTCGGAGTCGATCTTGCCGAGGTAGTGGGTGATCAGCTCGACGACGGCATCCTTCTGGGACTGTACGGCCCGCGGAGTGAATGCCTTGTTGAGCAGGCTGCGCAGGTGGCGGTGGTCCGGCGGATCCATGAAGATGATGGATTTCTGTGGCAGTTCCCCCGACTGGACCATGTGCAGGTCGCAACCGCGCGACGACGAGAACGACTCGTGGTCTTTGAGTGCCGCGGCGACATCCTGGTGCCGGGTCAGCGCATAGAAGTCGCGTTCCTCGTCGTAATAGACGGGCGCCTCGTCCTGCATCCGCTTGTAGATGTCGAAGGGGTATGCGAAGTACTCCGCGGAAAACGGGTCGAAGACAACTTTGGGCTTGGTCATGGCGTTTCTCCTCCGTGACGCCTGGGCTGGCGCAAAGTTACGAAAGGCGGCTCAACTGTAACGGTAACAGTTGGCCGAATCGTTGGGCGTGCAATAGAGATTTCCGGTCTCGTTTTTCCGCCCGGTTCCTCGACGGCTCAGCCGGACAGCCCGGCAGTGACGACCGTGTCCAGCACGCCGAGATCGGCCCCGAGTTCAGCGACCGTCTGCCGCACCACCGCGATGTCCTTGCCGACGAACGGGCCTGCGGTGGCGATGAACGCTGCCACCGAACCGCGGGCCGCCACGCCGGCCAGTGCCCGGCTGCTGCCGCTGCCGTGCGGCAGTGCACGCAGCAGGGCGGTCTCGTCGATCCCGAGGCTGTCGCCCAGCTTGACCGCCTCGGCCAGTAGGCCGATCTGCGCGGCGAACAACGTGTTGTTGATCAGTTTGACCTTCTGGCCGTACCCGAGCGCGCCGACATGCAGAATCGGGTCACCGTAGCTGGCCAGTGCGGGTTGGGCCCGGTCAAAAGCATTGGCGGACCCACCGACGAACAGGGTCACCGCGCCTGCGGCGATATCGTGTGGGCCGCCGCTGACGGGAGCGTCGAGCACCTCTGCACCGGAGCGTGCAGCGATGTCGGCGACGACGTGGGCCGTATGCGGGCTGCCGGTGGTGTGCAGGACGAGTACTGCCCCGGCGGGCAGCGCCGCGGCCAGACCGTCCTCGACGCAGATGCGCTGCACCTGGTCGTCGGTGAACACACAGACCACGACGATGTCGGCGCCGTCGGTGGTGGCTTGCGCCGAGGCCACCGGGGTGGCCCCCAATTCCGCGACCGCTGTGCGTTTCTCGTCGGTGCGCCCGAGTGCGTGCACGTCATGGCCGGCGGCGACGAGCCGCTTGATCATGGGGGCGCCCATCCTGCCTGCGCCGACGAAGCCTACCTTCATCGCGGATAGCCCATTGACGTCAGTGCTGCATCGGCGGCGTCGAAAACCGCACCTTCGGGGGTGGTGGCGTGGGCCGCCAGGCCGGCAGCGAGCCGGACGTCCTTCTGCAGCAATGCCCCTGCGATCGGGGCGAGGTTTTCCAACGTCCCGCCGAAGAGGGCGATGCTGCCGAGCGCCTTGCTGTTGGCCGACCCCCGGGTGACCACCTCGCACATCTTGGCGCGGGGCACTCCGAGAGATTCGCCGAGCTCCAGCAGGCTCAATGCGCTGCCGAGGTTCGCACTGAACAGCAGGTTGTTCAGGATCTTGGTGACCTGTCCGGCGCCGACGGGACCGAGGTGCACGATCGGGTCCGCGTAGGTTTCGAACACCGGGCGGCAGCGGTCCACGTCCGCTTCGGCGCCACCGATCATGACCAGGAGCTGCTTGGCTTCGACTGCCGGGGCGCCGCCGCTGACCGGCGCGTCCAGTACCGAAATATCTTGCTGTGCAGCATGTTCGGCGAGTTCCCGGCAGGTGTCGGGATGAATGGTGCTGTGGATGACGATGGTGCCACCGGGCTTCATCCCCGCCAGCAACCCCGTCTCGCCGTAGGCGAGCTCCCGTACGTCGTCGTCGCCGATCACGCACAGGCAGGCGATATCACTGGCCGCGGCGAGTTCGGCGGGGGAGGCTGCCGTCTTGGCGGCGGTATCGGCGTAGGGCTCCAGTGACGCCGGTCGACGCGCCCACAGTGTGGTCTCGAATCCGCCTTCGACGATGGCCCGCGCCATCGGGGCGCCTTGACTTCCCAAACCTATGAAACCGACACGCATCAGCTGGCCTCCACGGTGAATTCTGTTGTGCTGCGGGCAATGACGCACTCTTCGACGAACGACAGAGCGCTGAGGTGGTACGCGGTGGCGGCGTACCCGAGCGAGAGGTTGTGCCCGGCACCGGATTGCTCGTGTAGGGCCACCCGGGGTGCGGCGCTGAACAGGTCGCCGACCTCGGCCAGGGCGGCGGATCCGTTCTCCCACACCCGCTCGTGCTCACCGAGGCTGAACCGGACCGGGACCGTGACCTGCGCGGCCAGACTCGGGAAGTCACGTTGCCAGTGCGCCACCAGGGTGCCTTCGTACTCAGGGGAGACCGGTCCGGATTTGATCCGCACCGAACCTGCTGGGCATCGAGATCTCGGGTACCGGGGTTCGTCAGCAGGACGCGGCCCGCACGGTGCTGGCAGGCGCCACCCGGGAACGATTCCCCGCGGGGCTGCGCGAGCTGTTGTGGGAGCCGGCGCGGTTGTACCCCGGCGGCGTCGGGCCGGACCGCGCTGGTCGGCGGCCATCCGCAACGCGAGTTCGCTGCCGTTGGAATGGGCCAGCAGGAAAATCCCGGCGCCCCGCGCGCGGTCACCGAGCAGCGCCTCGACCGCGCGGTAAGCCATGTCGATACGCCGTGGAGTGTCGTCGAATTCGCCTCCATACAGCGCTGAGCTGCCGAACCCCGGCCGATCCAGGGCGATCACGGTGAACCCGAGCGCGGCACCGATCCGCAGCAGTGACAGCCGCGGATGGTCAGGGCAGTCGAAATACGCGCCGGTGGTCGCTCCGCCGTGCAAGGCGACTACTACGGCAGCAGGGTCGGGCGCCTCGGCGATGAGCCCGGACATCGGTACCCCGTCAACGAGCACGACGCGGGGCGTCACCGCCGGGAGGCTCACCCGTCGGCCCTCAACAGCAGGACGCCGCTGGGGGTCAGGCCGCCGCTGCTGGCGACGGCGACCCGCGCGTTGGCCACCTGGCGCTCACCGGCCTCGCCGCGCAGCTGCGTGACGGCTTCGTGGATCAGCCCCATGCCGTGGGTGCGCCCGTGGGAGAGTTGGCCGCCGTGGGTGTTCAACGGGATGATTCCGTCGCGCGCGATGTTGGCCCCGCCGTCGAGGAAGTCCTTGGACTCGCCGATCCCGCAGAACCCGAGTGCCTCCAGCCACGACAAGCAGTTGAACGAGAAGCCGTCGTAGAGCTCGGCAACGTCGACATCTTTGGGGCGCAACGATGTTCGGCTCCATAGATGGGCTGACTGTCCCAGGACCTGCGGTTCGTGGGTCAGCGTGCTCTGGTCCCAGTCGGTGCGCTCGACGATCTGGGTGCCGACGGCTTCGAACAGCACCGGCGACTTGGCCAGATCACGGGCGGCGTCCACGGCGGATACGATCACGGCGACTGCGCCGTCGCAGGGCACGTCGCAGTCGTAGAGACCGAATGGGGTGGTGATCATCCGGGCTGACAAGTAGTCGTCCATGGTCAGCGGATCGCGATAAATCGCAGTGGGATTCAGTGCGGCGTTGGCGCGTTGGTTGAGCGCGATCCAGCCCAGCGTCTCCCGGGTGGTGCCGTAGCGGTGGAAGTGTCGTTGCGCGTTCTGTGCCAGGGTGTGGGCCGCGGAGGTGGCGCCGAACGGCATCTGCCAACTGGTGGTGCGCGAACCTCCGGGCGGTGATGCTCTGCCCTCCTTCATCAACTGGCTGAAGGTGGCCTCCCAGAGGGTGCGGAAGCACAGCACGTGCCGGGCCATGCCGGTGGCGACGGCCATCATCGCCGCGATCACCGAGCCCCCGGGGCCGAACGTGTCCATGCCGCCGTTGATCCAGGTGGGCCGGATGCCGAGAGCGCCTTCCAGCGCGCTCACACCGCCTTCGCCCATCCCGGCGACGTCGAGGCCGGGGTAGGTGGACAGGCCGTCGATATCTGCCAGTGTCAGGCCCGCATCGGCGATGGCCGCCTCACACGCCTCGATGGTCAGCGACAGCGGCGGCACCATCAGCCGGCGGCCCATTCGGGACGCGCCGATTCCGGTGATGGCGGAATGCTCTTCGAACTTCCGGGACGTGACGGGAGGGCGGACAGCCCGGTAGAAGTCCTCGGGAGCTATCTCGTCCTCGGGCAACGGCGCCAGTTCGGTGTCGCCGGTGGGCCGGAACAGCGGGAACCACACATCGGCGGCCTGCTCGAAAACGACCTCCATCTGTTGGCCCAGTTGCAGATCGTCGGGGTCGCACTCCACCGCGTTGGTGGTCAGTCGCACCCGCGGATCCTCGTCGATGGCGACCTGGGCCACCACATACTGCGGGGGCAGCCCGGGCAGGCTGAACCGGTGGTTCACCGTGAAGCCGATCAGCGTGGCGCGGCCGGACACGGCGCGCACACCCTGGTTGTGGCTGTAGCAGTATCGGCACACCGGCGCCGGGGGATGGATCAACGCCTTGCAGTCACCGCACTCCTGCAGGCGCAGTTGACCATCGGCGCCCGAGGTCCAGAAGAACTCGTTGTCCAAGGTGAGTTGCGGAAGGACCGCCCGACCGGATTCGGCCATTACTCGTTCCCGTCTTCGCTGGGTGGCTGGCTGCTGGGTGGGCGGCTGCCGACAGGGGTGCATATCGTGCGCGGAATCGCCAACCTCCAAAGACAGTGCCGTTATTCGATTAGGA
Proteins encoded:
- a CDS encoding TetR/AcrR family transcriptional regulator, giving the protein MTSPATAGPPPGPPPGSAPRPYASLFAKGDDRKQRILTVALRLLTRNGWRNTTLAQIAKEAGVSPAGLLHHFESKEQLLHAVVDARDADDDAHADRSGDLIEEIARVGERITRAPQLVGTFAVLLIENLMPDAPLHDRLLLRHQAATDIVAELIRRGQISGRYRNDFDPALKAVQIVSLVNGLEISWLLDPSIPFQETMQEYAQSLAREFAPVAPS
- a CDS encoding ferredoxin; protein product: MSKVEVDFGLCESNGVCMGVIPEVFDLDDEDYLHVLQDEVTPENEQQIREAVRQCPRQAIFIRD
- a CDS encoding cytochrome P450; this translates as MTKPKVVFDPFSAEYFAYPFDIYKRMQDEAPVYYDEERDFYALTRHQDVAAALKDHESFSSSRGCDLHMVQSGELPQKSIIFMDPPDHRHLRSLLNKAFTPRAVQSQKDAVVELITHYLGKIDSDEFDVVQDFSGPFPVEVITQMAGVPEDYRQQVRHWIDASLHREPGQITFNEAGMQAVMDTAMYYFQLVQERRANPQDDMISRLITAEIPREDGQLHKLDDLEITGFATLLGGAGAETVTKLIGSAVVTFAENPDQWQLLLDDRSKVPAAVEELLRYVGPVQYNVRYTLKDAHVPSGTIPAGKAVFLMKAAANRDPRAFTNAEKFDIERDRTEAQNLGLGYGIHSCLGAALARMESVVALEHLLDFMPRYEVKWDGLQRVTMQNVSGYSHVPVKVLR
- a CDS encoding NAD(P)-dependent oxidoreductase translates to MKVGFVGAGRMGAPMIKRLVAAGHDVHALGRTDEKRTAVAELGATPVASAQATTDGADIVVVCVFTDDQVQRICVEDGLAAALPAGAVLVLHTTGSPHTAHVVADIAARSGAEVLDAPVSGGPHDIAAGAVTLFVGGSANAFDRAQPALASYGDPILHVGALGYGQKVKLINNTLFAAQIGLLAEAVKLGDSLGIDETALLRALPHGSGSSRALAGVAARGSVAAFIATAGPFVGKDIAVVRQTVAELGADLGVLDTVVTAGLSG
- a CDS encoding NAD(P)-dependent oxidoreductase, whose protein sequence is MRVGFIGLGSQGAPMARAIVEGGFETTLWARRPASLEPYADTAAKTAASPAELAAASDIACLCVIGDDDVRELAYGETGLLAGMKPGGTIVIHSTIHPDTCRELAEHAAQQDISVLDAPVSGGAPAVEAKQLLVMIGGAEADVDRCRPVFETYADPIVHLGPVGAGQVTKILNNLLFSANLGSALSLLELGESLGVPRAKMCEVVTRGSANSKALGSIALFGGTLENLAPIAGALLQKDVRLAAGLAAHATTPEGAVFDAADAALTSMGYPR
- a CDS encoding alpha/beta hydrolase → MTPRVVLVDGVPMSGLIAEAPDPAAVVVALHGGATTGAYFDCPDHPRLSLLRIGAALGFTVIALDRPGFGSSALYGGEFDDTPRRIDMAYRAVEALLGDRARGAGIFLLAHSNGSELALRMAADQRGPARRRRGTTAPAPTTARAAPRGIVPGWRLPAPCGPRPADEPRYPRSRCPAGSVRIKSGPVSPEYEGTLVAHWQRDFPSLAAQVTVPVRFSLGEHERVWENGSAALAEVGDLFSAAPRVALHEQSGAGHNLSLGYAATAYHLSALSFVEECVIARSTTEFTVEAS
- a CDS encoding thiolase C-terminal domain-containing protein, whose protein sequence is MAESGRAVLPQLTLDNEFFWTSGADGQLRLQECGDCKALIHPPAPVCRYCYSHNQGVRAVSGRATLIGFTVNHRFSLPGLPPQYVVAQVAIDEDPRVRLTTNAVECDPDDLQLGQQMEVVFEQAADVWFPLFRPTGDTELAPLPEDEIAPEDFYRAVRPPVTSRKFEEHSAITGIGASRMGRRLMVPPLSLTIEACEAAIADAGLTLADIDGLSTYPGLDVAGMGEGGVSALEGALGIRPTWINGGMDTFGPGGSVIAAMMAVATGMARHVLCFRTLWEATFSQLMKEGRASPPGGSRTTSWQMPFGATSAAHTLAQNAQRHFHRYGTTRETLGWIALNQRANAALNPTAIYRDPLTMDDYLSARMITTPFGLYDCDVPCDGAVAVIVSAVDAARDLAKSPVLFEAVGTQIVERTDWDQSTLTHEPQVLGQSAHLWSRTSLRPKDVDVAELYDGFSFNCLSWLEALGFCGIGESKDFLDGGANIARDGIIPLNTHGGQLSHGRTHGMGLIHEAVTQLRGEAGERQVANARVAVASSGGLTPSGVLLLRADG